GATTATCATTATTATTTGGAATACTATGGATGTAAACCGAAGTAGACAGCGCCTGACTTTCAGCCGTTGTTGACGTCGCAGTAAACTGAATTCCCTGAAAACCGAAATTCAATCCCCAGGTTCCTGCATTCAGGAAAGGCGGGAATTTACCGTTCAACTTGCTGTTCATCAAAAAGTTAAGCTGGCGTTCCATCAGCATGGAAAGTTTGGTCAGCACAATTTTGACCTTATCCATTTCCAGCGAAATGTAATCTCCATGGAAATTTCCTCCATGGAAAACATTATTTTCATCCGGTCTTACAATCGGATTATCATTTGTAGAATTTAATTCATTTTCAACTACTTCCTGTGCGTAATTGATCGTATCAACAATCGGTCCGATAATTTGCGGCACACAACGGATTGAATAATACTCCTGAATTTTCCGTTCAAATTCCCTGGTTGTCAGCGCAGTATCATCTTTAAACAATTCCTCACGGCTGCGGATCATTTCGCTGCCGGCAAGGAAATCACGCATTTGAGACGCAACATATTGCTGTCCCTTATGATGTTTTACAGCATTTAATTCCTTTGAAAACGAATCATCAAATGCTTCCATAATTTCATTGATCATGGATGAAGCGGCGATTGCCCATTGAACAAGACGCTGGGCATAAATCAAATTAACAGCGGCGATTCCTGTCATGCAGGAAGTTCCGTTAATTAATCCCAAACCATCACGAAGTTCCATTTTCAGTGGAGCAATGCCATGTTTTGCCAAAACATCCGCCGTTTTCTGACGAACGCCATTTTCATAAACATAACCTTCACCGATCAGATTTAACCCTAAATGAGAAAGCTGAACAAGGTCACCGCTGGCGCCGACGCTGCCGTGTTCAAAAATTTCAGGAACAATTCCTTTATTTAAAAACAGTACCAATTGCTGTATAACGCCGCTGCTAATCCCCGAATTTCCCTGTAAAAACGAATTCAGACGGGCAACCATCACGCTTCGCGCATACGTTTCATCCAGCGGTTTGCCGATTCCACTGGAATGGCTGCGGATGAGATTATACTGCAAATGATTTAATTTATCCGTGTCAATCCGGTACTGCGCCATTGGCCCAAAACCGGTATTGATACCGTATATGATTTTATCTTTTGAAAATTCAGTTAAGAAATCGAATGACTTTGAAACGTTGTTGAGTGCGTCTTCAGCTAGTAAAAATTCTTTCTTATCAATGGCATATTGCTCGATCTGAGCTAATGAAATACTATTCATTTATAGTTACTGTAATTAAAACCCATGTAAAATAAATCTTTTTTTGTGGTTTTGACAAGAAACGCAATTTACCGGCAAGGACATCAATATTTAGTCAGGACATGTACATTTGTATAAATTTACCCCAAACTCACGTTCAAATCCATGATTGGAGATTTATTACTTAGACTAAATACCCTCCTTTCCCGCAATAAAACCGCTTTCTTTCTCTCGCTGCTCGCCATTATTGCTGTACTTGGTTTTGGAATATCACGGTTAAAGATTACCGAAAGCATTTTTTCTACCTTACCCAAAGGCAAAACATTTGAGGAATTCAACAGACTTGTTGAAAATAAAAGCATTATTAATCAGATTGTTTTTTCTATCAATATTAAGGAAGAAACCGATACCGAAGATGCCAAAACGCTTGCAGAGAATTTCGCCAGCGACCTTGAAAAAAATACAAAAGAATATATCAAAAACATTCAGGCTGTGCGGCCGAACATTCAGCAGGATGTTTATGATTATACCTTTGCGCGTTTCCCTGAACTCATCGATTCTTCTTATTATCAGCATATTGCAAATAAAACAAAGGTAGATTCTATCAAGATCTCCGTATCAAATTCTTACAAACAACTCCTGGCGCCGGGTGGAACATTTCTTCGTCAGTTTATATTAAATGATCCGCTGGGAGTTTCCGGCAAATATTTTCGTGACCTAAATGCTATCAACAATTCAAACGGCATGACAGTTGACGATGGTTTGATGTTTTCAAAAGACAGAAAACAGATCATAGTCATGGCCGGAACAAATTACGATTCGGGAAATTCTGCCAAAAATATTGAATTGTACAATCGCGTTGAGACTTTCAAAGCCAGTTGGGGCAAACAACATCCTGACAATCAGTTCTCTTATTTCGGTACTTTTGAAATTGCCGCGCAGAATGCCATTCAAGTAAAACATGATTCCTATACGACGATGATCATCGCATTATCAGCGATTTTACTGATCATGATTTTGTATTACCGGAAAATTCTGATTCCATTTTATATCGTCCTTCCGGCTATTTTCGGAGGCGTTTTTGCGCTGGGAATCATTGGTTTTTTCAGACCGGAAATTTCAGGAATTTCGCTGGCAACCGGCGCAGTTTTGTTTGGGATTTTGCTGGATTATTCCTTCCATTTTTTCACCCATCTCCGGCATACCGGATCAGTAAAAATTGCTGTTAAAGAAGTTAGTGTGCCACTTTTGACCGGAAGTTTAACAACCATTCTTGCTTTTAGTGCGCTTCATTTTGCTAACTCTGTCGTTTTGCAGGACTTTGGATTATTCGCTTCTTTGAGTTTGTCCGGCGCGGCTTTTTTTACTTTAATCGGCCTACCGGTTATTTTACAGGCCTTTAATTTTGATTATAAAAATATTCCGGGCGAAATCAAATTTTTCAATTTCCCGAAGATTCCCGCAAAATTCCGGTCTGGTATTCTGTTTTTGGTCGCGATTTTAACTGTTGTTTTTCTGTACTATTCGCAATTCACAGAATTCGACAGCAGCTTTGAAAATCTTAGTATTCATAGTGCCGATCTGAAAGAAAAAGAGCAACTACTTACCGGAATAAATCCTGAAAATGAGAAGAGGATTTATGTTTTTTCAATGGATAAAAACAAAGAAAAGGCGGAGGAATTAAATTATCAGGTTTTTCAAAAACTGACGGCGCTTAAAGCAAATAAAAAAATTAACGGATTCGTGTCTTCCGGCTCATTTCTTATTCCTGAAAAATTAAAAAAGGAGCGGCAAACGCGTTGGACCAACTTTTGGAATGGTGAGAAAAAGGCGAAGACTTTTTCAGCAATCGATCAGTCCGCTTCACAAAACGGATTCAACGGCGCTGCTTTTGATAATTTTAAAACCTGGGTTTCCAGAGAAAACGAAAACCCCGTTGATGAAAAAGAATTGTTTTCAGAGCTAGGTTTGAATAATCTGATCGAAAGCAATCCCGGAAAAACGACGCTCATTACAACGATTGTCGCCAATCAGAATCAATTATCAACTGTAAAAACAGAATTAAGAAGAATCCAAGGTGTTGAAATTTTCGACCGTGGCGAACTGGCCGCGGAACTGCTGACGATGGTAAAAGATGACTTCAATTATATCCTGATCATTTCTGCCTCCATTGTTTTCC
The nucleotide sequence above comes from Dyadobacter subterraneus. Encoded proteins:
- a CDS encoding trifunctional MMPL family transporter/lysophospholipid acyltransferase/class I SAM-dependent methyltransferase, which translates into the protein MIGDLLLRLNTLLSRNKTAFFLSLLAIIAVLGFGISRLKITESIFSTLPKGKTFEEFNRLVENKSIINQIVFSINIKEETDTEDAKTLAENFASDLEKNTKEYIKNIQAVRPNIQQDVYDYTFARFPELIDSSYYQHIANKTKVDSIKISVSNSYKQLLAPGGTFLRQFILNDPLGVSGKYFRDLNAINNSNGMTVDDGLMFSKDRKQIIVMAGTNYDSGNSAKNIELYNRVETFKASWGKQHPDNQFSYFGTFEIAAQNAIQVKHDSYTTMIIALSAILLIMILYYRKILIPFYIVLPAIFGGVFALGIIGFFRPEISGISLATGAVLFGILLDYSFHFFTHLRHTGSVKIAVKEVSVPLLTGSLTTILAFSALHFANSVVLQDFGLFASLSLSGAAFFTLIGLPVILQAFNFDYKNIPGEIKFFNFPKIPAKFRSGILFLVAILTVVFLYYSQFTEFDSSFENLSIHSADLKEKEQLLTGINPENEKRIYVFSMDKNKEKAEELNYQVFQKLTALKANKKINGFVSSGSFLIPEKLKKERQTRWTNFWNGEKKAKTFSAIDQSASQNGFNGAAFDNFKTWVSRENENPVDEKELFSELGLNNLIESNPGKTTLITTIVANQNQLSTVKTELRRIQGVEIFDRGELAAELLTMVKDDFNYILIISASIVFLTLLIVYGRFELTILSFMPMVISWIWILGIAALLGIKFNFVNVVITTFIFGLGDDFSIFVTEGLLSKYKYGKDTLRSYQSAIVLSAFTTIVGTGVLIFAQHPAIHSIALISVLGIVCILFVSFIVQPVVFNFFVENRIKRKKAPVTMLPFILSITSFTYFLSGCLFLHSKLVLIILLPISKLRKKRMINNSLAFFAKTVIYSGPHVKKNFSGTEHMDISKPVIYIANHTSFLDILLAIMINPKIVMMVKGWVYNSPFFGPIIRFAGYIYTEAGPEENIARMRKLIEEGYSILVFPEGTRSEDGKIGRFHKGAFHLAQELNLDIQPILIHGASDVLPKGDFLIRPGALNVRVLPRLTYSDPKWGESLRDKTKNISAHFKSEFELYKDEMEDTSYLKHKIFTNYVFKGPVLEWYFKTKWNLEAKNYTYYNELIGDRKNILDVGCGYGYLSFYLHYKNEHRLITGVDYDEDKILIARNSYNKTENLQFRFENIMATDMAKQDIIFLNDILHYLSEENQQIILNRCATALNPGGILFIRDGITDLKEKHKNTERTEALSTGLFSFNKKDSEFHFFSSSDIRIFAEKNYLNFEMQEHSKNTSNVLIILRKQPQTSETE
- a CDS encoding HAL/PAL/TAL family ammonia-lyase — translated: MNSISLAQIEQYAIDKKEFLLAEDALNNVSKSFDFLTEFSKDKIIYGINTGFGPMAQYRIDTDKLNHLQYNLIRSHSSGIGKPLDETYARSVMVARLNSFLQGNSGISSGVIQQLVLFLNKGIVPEIFEHGSVGASGDLVQLSHLGLNLIGEGYVYENGVRQKTADVLAKHGIAPLKMELRDGLGLINGTSCMTGIAAVNLIYAQRLVQWAIAASSMINEIMEAFDDSFSKELNAVKHHKGQQYVASQMRDFLAGSEMIRSREELFKDDTALTTREFERKIQEYYSIRCVPQIIGPIVDTINYAQEVVENELNSTNDNPIVRPDENNVFHGGNFHGDYISLEMDKVKIVLTKLSMLMERQLNFLMNSKLNGKFPPFLNAGTWGLNFGFQGIQFTATSTTAESQALSTSVYIHSIPNNNDNQDIVSMGTNSAVLAKQVLENSYQVMSIHIMAICQAIDLLEPEEKERLSSKTKSIYAQIRTKASFIKEDVPPAESIADVYQLIKETPFTI